The genome window ATGCGTTGGGCGAAGGAGCGTGGCTGTCGGGTCTATGACATGCGGGGTGTGTCCCCTGAGGTTGACGGCGAACCCGTCGTGGAGCGTCTTGCTGGCCTGAATCGGTTCAAGAGAGGTTTCGCCGCCGAGTACGTCGAATACATCGGCGACTGGAACTTGGTGCTCTCACCGCTGTGGCATGCACTTTTCGAGCGCGCCGTTCCCTTCGCCAAGCGCATCCTGAAGCGGTCTCAGAAGCAGTCGGCGGACTGACGCGGAGTCGCGAGCGGAGCCCGGAGGCCAGCCATGGAGGAAAACAGGACGCTCGGAGAGCTCCTGCGGGAGTTCGTGGCGGTGCTGGGGGAATACCTCAAGCAGAATGCCGCCGACGCCGTGGACCGCGCGCTCTCCGAACCGCTGAAGAAGGCGGCGCGCCGAGTGGTGTTTCTCGGGCTCGCACTGGGGTTTGCCTTCGCGGCAGCCCTGATGCTGGCCCTTGCGCTCTTCCACCTGATGGTGGAGCTCTTCGGCGTTCCGAGCGCGGCCTATGCCGTCTCCTTCGTTCTTTGTGTGCTGGTCGGGGTGCTTTGTGCCCGCGCTGTTGGTAGCGAGAAGAGGAAGCGTGATGGAAAGCGATCAGCGGGTGACAGTTGAGGACCTGAGCAGCCGCTGGGCAGCGATCAAGCAGAAGCTGACTGATGAGATCAGGCCTGATGTCCTGCGCAAGGCCCTCTGCAGGCCGTGGTTCGCGGCCGCCCTGGGCATTGCGGTCGGGACCGGTGTCGGATACCTTCTCGCGCGTCGCTCCGTGCCCTCTCCGCAAGGGGCGCCGGAGCGCCTGCCGGCAAAACCCGATCGTCCGGAGCAATTCCCGAACAGTCCGAGGCTGGTGGACCGTGTCGCCGTATCAGTCCTCGAACTGAGCACCCGGGCTCTGCTGGCCCGCATGCCCCCTGATCCGGGTGCGAAGCTGACCAAAAAGTGTCACTGAAACACGCGAACCAACACAGCCCGCCTGAGTCCGCTGGACCGGCGGGTCTTGCTTCACCATTGGAGAGTCGCCCATGCGAGAGATCATCGAGGATGTCCTGAAGCTCGCCAAATCACTGGGAGCGGAGTTCGCGGACCTTCGCGTCACCGAAGGCACCGGCACCAGCATTTCGGTTCAGGACGGCATCGCCGACCGTGTGAACACCGGCCATGCCTCCGGCGCCGGGGTGCGCGTACTCGTCGATGGCGCCTGGGGTTTTGCGCCCACTAACAACGCCACTGCGGAAGAGATGAAGCGCTGTGTCCGGGATGCAGTCAGCATGGCGAAAGCCGCAAGCGCCGACGTCTCCGACCCGGGCATGGTCTGCGACATCGAGCCCATCGAAGACCACGTCGAAGCCGAGTTCGAGGTGGATCCGCGTGATATCCCGCTAAGCCAACGAGTGCAGACCGTTTATGAACTGGAGCGCGCTGCCCGTGAGACTGACCGCCGCATTGTGAACACGATAGCCAGCTACCGCGACTCTGCCGGGACCAGCATCATCGCCAACACGGCGGGAACATACATTACCGGCACCGCCGTGCGCTGTGGGCTGAACATTCACGTCACTGCTTTGGACGGGGATGTGCGCCAGTCCGCCTCGAAGCACCAGTCCAACTCCCTGGGCTATGAGATGATCCAGGCCATCGATCCGCAGACCTTCGCCGTCGCCACCGCCCAGAAGGCCTTGGCGCTCCTGTCGGCCAAACGCGCACCCGCAGGCAAGTTCGATGTCATCATCGACCCGCTCATCTGCGGCCTGCTTGTCCACGAGGCCTTTGGGCACAACTGCGAGGCCGACGCAGTCTGGTCCGGCAACTCAATCCTGCGCGGCAAGGAAGGACAGCAGGTCGCGGCGCGAGGCGTGAGCATCTACGACGACCCTACGCTACCGAAGCTCAATGGCTCCTTCTCGTATGATCACGAGGGCACTCCTGCGAAGCGCCACGTGCTCGTCGAGGACGGCATCCTGCAGGGCTACATGCACAGCCTGGAGACCGCAGCACGCTTCGGTGTCCGGCCTGAGGGCAGTTGTCGTTGCCAGGGCCACAACTACGGCCCTATTGTGCGCATGAGCAACACCCTCATCGCCGCGGGTGACTGTTCCTTCGAGGACATGCTCGCCGACACCAAGTCGGGTCTTTACCTCGCGGGGGGCCACTGGGGATACGTCTTCACAGCGCGCGGCCAGTTCACCTGCAACGTCGAGAACGCCTGGGCCATCGAGAACGGCAAGCTCGGCCAGCATTACCGCAATGTCTGTATTTCCGGGCTAACCCTCGAAACCCTTTCCAAGGTCACCGCCGTGGGCGATGATGTGCGATTCGAGCTGGGAGGCACTTGCGGGAAGAACGGACAGGGCGTGCCTGTGGATTCAGGCGGACCGCATCTGAGAATAAGCGACGTCGTCGTGGGCGGTCAGGAGTAGCAACGGCCGGGCAATTGCTCCCGGCGAACCAGGAGGAGTCACATGCCGGACTTACTTGATATCGCCCAACTGGCTGTCCAGGCCGCCATGCAAAACGGCGCGGAGTTCGCCGATGCATCTGTGGGTTCGGGCATCAGCGTGGGTGTGGACCTCGAGAACTCCAGTCTCAAGGAGTGCGAGGTCGTGCGTGACTACGGAATCGGCGTCCGCGCCTTCTATCGTGGCGGAATGGGCACAGCAACCACCACCAGCCTCAGCGAGGAAGCGGCTCGAACCGTGGGCCGACAGGCGGCTGAGATGGCGAAAGCCACCCACGGCGACCCCGATTTCGTCTGCCTGCCCGACCCTCAGCCCTGGGAGGAAGTCCCCGGCCGATGGGACGATGCTGTTGCAGGCTTGCCGGTTGACGTTGTGGTCCAATGGTGCCGCGCGGGAATCGAAGAGGCTCGCGAGGTCGCGCCCGAAGTGGCCCTTGAAGGCGGTGCGGGCCTGGACTACGGCGAGAAGGCTATCGCCAGTTCCACCGGAGTCGCCTACAGCACCCGGGGCACCAGCGTCGATATCAACTTCTTCGCCGTGGTCCAGCGCGGGGACGATGTCGGTGCGTACTTCGAGTTCGACGCCGCGCGGCGGCTGGAAGACTTCAAGCCCGAGGGTGTCGCGCGCATCGCTACTGAGACCGCGCTGCGTTTCCTGGGATCCAGGCAGATCGCCAAGGCGCGCATGCCCCTTGTCCTCGGGCCAATGGCCGTCTCCGGGCTCATCGGAGCGGTCATCGGGGCCAGTAATGCCGAAAGCGTACAGCGCCGGCGCTCCTTCATGGTCAACCGCGCCGGGACGCGGATCGCCGCGCCCTGCCTCACTGTCCGCGAGGAGCCCTTTATTCCCGGCGGCCTGAGCTCTACAGGGATCGACGGCGAGGGCGTGCCGAAGAGAGCACGTGCCCTCATCGACAACGGCGTCCTCACCACCTACCTGCATAACTCTTACACGTCCAACAAGGCAGGCGTCGAAAACACCGCTCATGCGCGGCGCAGCGGCTCCTCAGCGGGAGTGGGCATCGGCCCGTCGAACCTGCACATCATGCCCGGCAGCCGCACCGAAAAGGAGCTCATCGCCGACATCGAGGACGGTCTTTACATCGACTACGGCGGCCTGCAGCCCGACAGCACTACCGGCGATATCTCCGCCACGGTGGACTTCGGCTTCAAGATTGAGAACGGGGAGATCGCCTACCCGGTGTCCACCACTATGGTGGGCACTGACGTTTTCGAGATGCTGGGCAACATTGACGCCGTCTCCAGCGACTACCGCGAAGAGCCGGGCAGCATCACTCCGAGCCTGCGCATCCGCGACATCATGATCATCGGCGGGGCCTGACGCCCACGCCTGCGCCCCGGAGGCCGAAGATGCCCGGCGCCGACAGCTACCCCGTGCTCAGCGGACCCGCGAACATCGCCGGTCTCGACCTGCGCAATCGCGTGGTCATGCCCCCGATGGCTTCAGCAATGGAGGTCGGTTCGCCCCAGTTTGAGTCGTGGTATGAGGCCCGCGCCGAAGGTGGCGTGGGCCTCATCATTATGGAGGCCCTCTGGGTAGAGCGTCTCGCGGACCCCGACTATGCCGACCGCCTCGCCGGCACCGTCGAGCGCATCCATCGTCACGGGATCCCCGTAGTGGTCCAGCTCTTCCAGCCTTCCCGGGCTGCTAACGGCGACCCCTTCGCCCCAAGCGCCACCCCCGATGCGAGGGCGGCCACCGAAGACGAACTCGCCGCAATGCCCGACACCTACGCCAAGGCCGCCGCAAGGTGCCAGGCAGTGGGCTTCGACGGAGTGGAACCCCACGGAGCACACGGTTTCTTCCTGAACCAGATGTTCAGCGCTCAGCAAAACCGGCGGAGCGATCGCTACGGGGGAAGCCTGGAGAACCGCATGCGGCTGGGGATCGAGATCGCGTCCGCAATCCGTGCGGAGGTGGGGAAGAGCTACCCCGTCTTCTGGCGCCACACTATGCAGCAGGCCGAAGGGTATTCCCTGGATGACAGCATCGACTTCCTGGGCGCCCTGCTGCAGGCCGGCGTCAACGTGCTGGACATCTCGCCCTCAACCACCGACCGCCCGCCCCAGAGCAGATTCAGTACCGCGGATGGATCCGTCGGTCCGGCCGAAGGATGCGATCTGGCTGACCCGATCCACTGCAATCTCGCGGCTCTGGCGCGCAAGACGCTGGGCGCTCCCGTCATCGCGGTGGGCGGAATGGAGGACCCCGCCCGTGCCGAAGCCGCCCTGGTCTCCGGCAAGTGCGATCTCTGCGCCGTGGGCAGACAGCTGATCGCCGATTCCGACTGGCCGCGCAAGGTGTTTGAAGGACGTGAGCGCGAGATCATCGCGTGCACCAAATGCGATGCCATGTGCTTCGGCAATCTTCGCAAAGGCATCCCCATCGGCTGCACTCAGAACCCGCGCTCGGGCCGCGAATACCTCCAGCGGCGCTGACTAACCGGGCGTCACGGTCCAGGCTGCGCCGGGCTCACCTGCTGTCGTTGGCCGCCAACTCGTATTTCTGCCACGCTGCTACCCGTCGCAGGTGACCCGCGCGCTCCCCATGCCCATTCAGCGCGATGCAGTCTGCGATCAGGTTCAGCGTCTCCGGCCTCGGCTCGTCCAGATACGCCAGCCGCGCCCAGCGTACGGCCTGCGGGTGTCCTGCCGCCAGCATCACTTTTGCGCGACAGCTGTTTCCCTCGGCCAGCAGGCTCCGGCGATCCTCATCTCTGCAGCCATCCCGAACCCAGAGCAGCCCACTGTCCACAAGCAGCAAGGCGGCATCCAGGTTGTCTTCGCTTGCACGGGCCCCCGCCAGCGCCCAGGCCGCTCTCGCAGCCTCCGGCGCATCACCGCTCGCGGCAATTCGTCGCAACGCGTCCCTTGCTGCCGGGCAGAAACATCTGCCCAGAGATGCAATGAGCACCGCTTTCTGCCCAGTCTCAGCATTGCTGAACTCCCGCAGGAGTGCACGGGCGCCCCTGTCGCTGAGACCCGCGGCCAGGCCTGAAGCGAGTGATCGCACCCCGTCGTCACCGTCGAACAGTGCCCTCTCACACAGCGCGCTCCACCGTTCCGGCATCAGTCGGGCCAGCGCCCGCAAAGCAGCGGCCCGGATTGTCGGCGCGTCGGCGAGGAACGGCTCCAGCAGGAAGACGGCCTTCGGGTCTCCGCACAAGCCCATTGCCTCAATCGCGGCCAGCAGCAGCGGGATCCGCTTCGACCCCGAGTGCCACGCCGCGGCAGGGGCATCGTCGGCCAGCATCGACAGCAGCTCTCCGAGCGCCGTATATCCGGGGCCGCCACCGATGTTGCCCACTGCACGACACAGTTCCACCCGTGCCTTCGCATCCGTACCAGCGCCCAAGAGGGCATGACGCAGCATGTACTCCGCGCCGTCCAGCCCCGCCGCGGCACAGAGAGCAAGCAGGTATGGATCGTCGGTGTCGCCGCGCACCTGCGAGGCGACTGCCCGCAGTTCCTCGACACCGCAGCGGTCTGGCCGGAGCAAGCCGCTCACGGCGGCATGCCGGACCGCGGAGCAGAGCACGCTATCCCGAACGTTTCCCTCCAGGCCTTCCGCATAGCGCAGCAAGACCGACCGGTCCTCGCCACCTCGCCACATCAGCGCATCGGCAGCAAGCTGCCGCACCCTCGCGTCATGGTCGTTCAGCGCTTCCAAAAGCGCCTGCTGCGCTTCCGTTCCTTCCACCGGGGCCAGAGCGCGAACGCGCTTCAAACGGCCCTCGGTCGTCATCCAATTCGCTCTAAGGCCCCGGAGCCGGGCTGCCGCCTCCTGCGTCCCCATCGCTCCGAGTGCATCGATGAGCCGGCAGAGCGCATCCTCGTTCAGTCCCTGCGCAGACCCTGGCATTGGCGCGGTTCTCAGGGGTTCATCGGCGACCAGAAGCCCTCTCAGGGCCAGTTCCACCACGGGCGGGGCACTCGCGGCCAAGCCTCCCTGCTCCGTCCAAATGCAGGCCGCCAGCGCACGGGAGGCATCCAGCGTTCCTTCCGCCGCCAGCATCCGCACCGCCGCGTTGGCTTCGGCTGCATCTGCACTCCTGGCCAGCCTCGTGAGGACTGTCATACCGTCTCGCTGTCTTGCCACACACTCGGCGGCGCGCCACACCCCGTGCCCTTCGTCTGCCATGAATGTGCCCAGAACGAGCTCATCCGCCGCTGGGGAGTCTGCGGCCCAGGAGTGCTTTCGGATCAGTGCATCTCGCGCTGGGTTGCCCATCGCTATGCGGGCAGCCGCGCCAGGGTCGATCCGCCCCAGCCCGGCAATTGCTTCGCGCCGCACCCCCGGCGCCGCGTCATGACAGGCCGAAACCAACTGGCTCCGGGTCCCTGGCACTCGCGAGGCCAGCGCTGCTGCGAGCGCTCGAACGGCCGGGGCTGGATGCCGCAGTCCAGCGGTCGCGCTCGGCTGCTCCAGTCCCGCTGGGGCGGCCATCGCGCGAAGCATGCCCAGGGCGTTCCCTTCCGAAGGCTGCTCAGTCATCATACGCCCTGCAAGAGCCGCGGCAGTGTCCGCGTCGACGCACCAGATCAGGGCCTGCAGCGCAAGGGCGTGGTGGTCCTGATCGGGATCATCCAGAGCCGCGATCCCGAACTGAAGCCCCGATCCGGCCGGCATGAGCGGCAGGCATTTGAGGCATTCTCGGCGAAGCCTCGGATCTTTGTCGGCAGTCAGCCGGGCCATCAGAGCCAGGTATTCGGGGCTCGACAGTGTCGCACACGGTAGGATGAAAGGTTTGGCCAGCTCCATGCGCAGATCAGGGTCGGGCGTGCCGAGTTCACCCGCAAGTCGCGCAACCACGAACGTGCCGTACGATTCTGCACCGATCTGTGCAAGCGCCACTGCCGCTGCCTCGCGAGGTTGTCTCGCCCGGTCGCGCATAACCATGTCGGCCAGCGCGGGTCCGTGCTCCGCTCCGCCAAGATATCCCAGCAGTCGCGCAGCACGGGCACGGACGTCATACTTTCCCGCGTGAAGTTCTCCAGCCGCTCTCGCCGCCGGCCGATCATCGGCGCGAGCCGAGATGACCAGACACGCGAGGGCCACGGCCCAGCAGACCGTGGCCCTTATGCATGTGCGCTGTTGGGTGCGGATCATCCAAGCCCCCCGGAACGCTTCTATCGGGTCCACTCGCGCCAGAGCAGGTTGTAGTACTTTAGCAGCCGCTCGGGCTCACAGCTTTCGGGCATCTCGATGTTGCAGAAACCCGTGAAGCCCGACTCCCGCAGGATCCGGATCATCTCCCGGTAAGGGTAGTCCTCATACAGATCGTGAATATGGCACTCGCGGACCTTCGCCACCAGCGGCCGCAGGTATGTTTCCACGGACTTGTTCACGATGTCTGACTGGTTGCAGTTCCAGCAGACACCCACCAGCGGATGGTCGCACACGTCCATGATGGTCTTGATGTGCGGCGGGTGACAAGTGCCCCGGCCGTGAACTTCCAGCCAGATCTCCACCCCGTATTCTTCAGCGAACTGGCCGCACTCCTTGAGCGCCATCCCGATCTGTTCCAGCGTCTCCTGCTCGCTCTTGCCTTCGGGGAAACCATTGGGTCTTACCTTGACCCCCACTGCCCCCGTGTCCTTTGCGAGTTTCACCCACTCCTTCGTCTCGTCGATTTGCCGCCGGAGTTCATCCGGATCGGCCGTGTGATACTCGCAGGTCGTTCCGAAGCCGAAGAGCACCACGCCGCTCTCCTGGAACTTGGTTTTCACTGCTGCCCGCTCATCCTGTGACAGAGATAGCTCCACCCCGTGGGCGTGGGTCGTCCGCAGTTCGCAGCCCTCGAACCCCGTCTTGCGGCACATGTCGATCAGCGTGTCAAGGTCCCAGTCCTTGGCGACCTGGTAAGTGACCATTCCCAGTCTCATCGGTGACCCTCCCTTGGCTCATCCATGCAGCTGTCTCATTCTTCGCCTCAGTCCGCGCGACCTGTCTCCGCCAAGATTCTTAGCATGTTCTCGTAGCAGGCATTGGTGAGCTCCTCCGGTGACATGCCCTTCGTAGCCTCGACGTGGGGGATCACTTCCATCATCAGCGGGCCCGCGTAGCCCACCTCGTCGAGTGCGTCCAGCACGGCCGGCCAGTTCGTCGTGCCCATTCCAGGCGGAAGATGCTCGTCGATGCTCCCCTCGCCATGATTGTCGTGCAGGTGTACGCTGCGCAGTTGCGGCCCCGACATGCGGATGCCCTCCGCTGGATCCCTGCCCATCTGCCACTCGTGCCCGGTGTCCAGCACGATCCCCAGCCCGTCCTCCCCGGCCAGATCAACAAAATCCAGCAGATCCTCGGGGTCGAAGATCGTGAAGTTCTCCACCAGCAGGCGTATTCCGAAATCCTGTGCCACGAATCTCAGGCGCATCACTGCATCGAGCCCTACCCGCAGTCGCTCCTCGGGGTCATTCTCGGCGGTTGACACCTGGTGAACCACGAAATGCGGGATTCCCAGCGCCGCGAGGCCCTCCAGGCAGCGACAGTGCACATCGAACGCCTCCGCGCGCTTTGCCGGGTCGGGGTCCGCCAGGTCCACCATCGCTGAAGGCGAGTGTGCCGACCACAGGACCAGCCCGAGACTGTCCGCGCAGGCCCGGATCCGCTCCAGTTCATCGTCCGGCGAATCGAGGAACGACGGCCTTGACTGGTCGCTGTACTCGACATGGGTGAACCCGGCCTGCGCGATAATCTCCAAACCCTTGTACACATCATTGCCCGGCGAGGACACACAGCTTGAGGCCGCAAGGGAAGACAGTCCCAGGCGCTTAGCCCAGCCGCCGCCGTCCCTGCCGCGGGCCCGGTTACTCTCCGATAATCCAGTCAATCTCCAGCTTCCCTCCATTCTCGGGTCCTGCAACTGTGGGATCCAGTCGGATCGCCGTGATTCTTTGCCCCTTCCACTTCGGATGCTCCGCCACGGGTATGGTGTACTCGTGCCATTCCCCGTCCGGCTGGATAGCGAAGTTCAGGTACTTGTCATCTGCATATCCGGGCTCCACATCCGTTGTCCAGAAGAATTGGGCGGTGGGTGCGCCGCCAGACAGCCTCATGCGCACCTTGATGGTGCTGTACAGGTCCGGCGCGATATTCAGGAAGCGCCGGCACATCAGCGGGTCGGCGCGGCCCAGGTCCAGCGAAAGGATGCCGCCTGTAACCTTCGGCGAACTCAGCGAGCCGAAGTTGCCCCAGCCCTCAAGCTCGCCATCCTTGTCGAATTGGAATGCGATCTTGTCTTCTACCACGGGTGGATCGGGATACTTGAACTGTGTCTCCAGCTTCAAGAGCCTGCCGCCACCGGGTTCCAGCGTCATTCTCACCGCGTTCCCATCCACATCGACGGTCTGCCCATCCGACGCAGGCACAAGCGAAACGCCGGTGACGTGGGGCTTGAACCGCGCCTCCACGTCCGCCGGCTCATCGTGGTTGCTGTTGGTGATCATCGCATACTGCGCACCCTGTGCATCTTGGAAAAGCCCGACCACCAGAGGGACATCCGTTTCGAATCGCACAATTGCGTCCGTTCCCAGCCTGGTGCAGCCCGCCGGAATCTGATCGCCCGTGTGGTAGACGCCAGTGGACGTAAGCCCCAGCAGCACCTTCCCCAGCCGCTGTATCTCGAAGTTCAGCTCGCGCACGATGGGGTACAGCCGCGCGGGATTTCCCTCGCTGTCAACGATCGCGACCTCCCCTTTTTCCAGCCACGATGGGTCGGTCCAGTAGGTGAACCACAAAATGCCTTTCATGCCATACGCCAGGGATGTGTACACCTGCCATCGCATCTCGCCTGCCGTCGGGTCACGGTAGCTCAGGTGGGGCAGGGCCAGGATGATGTTCCACGGGGGCACTCCGTACTGCAGGGCGGCATCCCGGATCAACCGCAGATTCTCGAAGTAATCCACGCGATCCTTGCCGTTTTTCAGGAGGCAGTAGTGGTCGTAACTCAGCACCCTCGCTCGGGTGATGCTGAGGAACTTGTCCAGATGATCCGCGTATGTCGGCGTCCCCAGTTGATCCACCGAGGCGTAGGTGGGGAAGAGGTTGATGTACGGCAGGTGTGCGGGGTCCAGTGCCTCCAGTTCGCGGCTGATGAGCCCCAGCGCCTCGAATTGCTGGTAGTTCGGCTCGTCCATGATATAGTAGCCATATAGGGCCGGATGGTCCCGGTAGTCCGCCACCACCGCCGCGAGGGTTTCCTTCCACTTCGCGCTTGCGGTCATCTGCCAGTCAATGCGCGGGTCCACCACCAGCGCCTTCAGGCCGACCTGCGCGCACAGGTCAAGCTGGGCTTTGTTCTGCTGGATCGAGTAGCCGCCCCTTGGCCCCGCGAACGTGAACCCACAGTCCTTGACCCTCTGCCAAGTCTCCAACCTGTTCTCGCTCGCAGGCGGGCCGAACCAGTAGCTGATCGGGAACTCCACGGGGGCCCAAGCCTGCTGGGCCAGCGCGGGAACTGCGAGCATGAATGGGAGCAGCCCTGCCTTGATCATAGTTGCCTCCTAAACGGGGACCGGAACTCGTGACGTGTTCAGGCCACAATGGACAGGAGACAGGTTCGCGTGGCCGGCTCTCGGCACCTTCGTGGGACGTACATTGGGTAAACTGCGCCTCGCGTGGTGCTCACTAGTGAAACCGCTGTTTCGAGACCCAGTGACACCCGCAACGTATCGAAGGGCTGACATCCGAGTTTGCGCTGGGACGAACTCGGGGCCTATACCCAATGCGCGTTGCATGCAGGCTGCGCTAACCCGGCTCGCACGCCACCCGAAAGCCGCAGGGGAAGAAGGGGATGCCCCAGGGGCGATCATACATGCGCAGCGCGGCGCGGATCGTGTCTGCCGGCGTATCCCATGCGCCGCCCCGGATCACCTTGCTGCGACCGGTCTCCGGGCCCCTCGGGTCATCCACGGGGGATCGACTGTAATAGTCTGGCGCGAACCAGTCCGCGCACCATTCCCAGACATTTCCCAGCATATCCTGGCAACCCCACGGGCTCGCACCATCGGGAAAACTGCCCACCGGAGTGGGGTTGCCGAACTGTCGGCCACAGTTGCAGCGGCGGCAATTCGCCCGCACCGTCTTGCGCCACGGGAAGACGCGCTGGAAACCTTGCGCGAAGTCGGACGGCCTCTTCTCGTCTGCGTACGGCGCGGCATCTCCCCACGGGTAGCGCCTGCCATCGTCACCCCGGGCTGCTCTTTCCCACTCGGCCTCGGTCGGCAGCCGGTAGGTCCGCCCGACCGCGAGGGAAAGCCACTCGCAGAAAGCATTGGCATCGTTCCAGGACACGTGACATGCAGGCAGGCGCTCATCGAAAGCGCCAAATCTCGCTGCGGGTAGACCGTCCGGCACATAGCCGCTCTCAGCGAGAAACGCGGCATACTGTCCCACCGTCACCGGGAATCGACCAATCAGGAAGGCTCCGAGACGCACCGTATGCGCCGGGCGTTCTCTGGCCTCGACGTGGTCCACACCGAGCCGGGCCGTGGCGCAATCGCGAACGGCGGACACCTCCGTGCCCATGGTAAACTCCCCGGCCGGAACCGCGATCAGTTCCAGCCCGTACTCCGCCATGGACGCCGCTCGACCGTACTCGTCGCCCGCCATGCTCAGCAGCGCCGATCACCGCCTGTCTGGTTTCTCACTCCGCACAGGCAGTATCGGCTCGGACAGGCACAGGCTGAAACATTCACCCCCGGCGCGGTCCGTCTGTGCCGCGCCGCTACTCAGTACACACCGACCTCGTGCAATGCCTCGACCATCGCCACGACATTCTCCGGCGGAACATCCGCCTGGATGTTGTGCACTGTGTTGAACACATACCCGCCGCCGGGCATGAGAGCCGACACGTTGCGCCGCACATCCTCTCGGACCTGGTCCGGGGTCCCGTTCGGGAGCACGCCCTGGGTGTCGACGCCGCCGCCCCAGAAACACAGGGCATCGCCGAAGTCACGTTTCAGCCCAGACGGCTCCATTCCTGTGGCCCGTACATGCACCGGGTTGAGGATATCCACGCCGATTTCGATGAAATCCGGGATTATCTCGCGCACATTGCCGCACGAGTGAAACAGCACTTTCGCGTGGGGTGCCGCGGCCTTCATTGTGGCGAGAAGCTCGCCAAGGCGCGGCTTGAACACTTCCCTGAACTTCGCCGGCGGCACAAGCTGCGAATCCTGGGTGCCATAGTCGTCGGCCTCCAGCATGACGTCAACCAGATCCCCAAGCTCACCCAGCGCCATGCTCCAGAAATCCAGCTTGATCTGCAGGATCTTGTCCAGCAACGCGCGGGTCACGTCTTCGTCGATCATCAGATCGCACAGGAAGTTCTCCATGCCTCGCACCCGGCATGCCACTTCACACAACCCCGCGCAGACGCTCTTCAGCACAACCGGATACCCTGCGGCACGGTATGCCTCAGCCTTCGCCCGGAGCCCCACGATGCGCGCCGGGTCGTCACCCTTGGGCCAGGAGTGCTCCTCGATCCGGCTGACCGACGCAGACATCCCGCCAATCGGGCTCTTCACAAGGCTGTAATACAGACCCTCATCCTTGGGCATTCGGTGAACGATGCCCCACTCGTCCAGGTACTCCCAGTAGTCGCCGACGTCGGCTACGGGAACGGTGATGGTGTTGCTGGTCACGGGGAACAGGCCCCGCACATCGATGCCCAGGCGCTCCACCACGTCCTCGTCCGGAAGCGCGATCTGCTGGACATCGTCCACGATGGTCGGCTCTACCGCGGGCAGTCCCAATTGCTTACGCAGGCCCTCATACGCCCGCACGGCGATGCCCGTTACATGAGTGCTACCCATGTCCAGCGGCACCCGGTCCGGCTCCCTGTGGTCCAGAGTGGTCAACAGTCTGTCTCGTGCAGTCATGCGCAGATCGCACCTCGCGTAAGTCGCCCGGATCTCCGGGCGGGAGCTGTCAGTACAGTTCCGCCACCGGCTGCAGGGCTTCGTAGTCGAAGACCACCGCCATCGCCTGATTCTGCGTCTCAAACCCGGCTTCCTCCGCAGCCGCAACCGGGTTCAGCCCCGCCGCAACCACGAAAGCCATTCGCCCCACGTCGATGTCCAGTTCCATCAGAGACTGGTTCTCCCCGGCCGCCGCGATCACTCCCCGCAGCCTCCATGCGGCCATTTCGTCAATCAGGCTGAGCACATGCTCGCGCGCCGCGGACGGGCATGTGCGCAGGCCCGCGCCCACTTTCCCCGAACCGGTAGCCACCGCCTCTCCCGCCGAGGTCGCACGGCCCTTGATGAAAACTTCCACCGGGTCCACGGATGTGCCGCCGTATCTTATGATCTCCGTGAACCGCGCCGGCTCGTGCCCGCTGATCTCCACCAGCCCCCCGAACTCCGAATTCACCGGGATCCCGTGGCTCAGCAGGATTCCGTTGATAGTCACACT of Armatimonadota bacterium contains these proteins:
- a CDS encoding TldD/PmbA family protein — translated: MREIIEDVLKLAKSLGAEFADLRVTEGTGTSISVQDGIADRVNTGHASGAGVRVLVDGAWGFAPTNNATAEEMKRCVRDAVSMAKAASADVSDPGMVCDIEPIEDHVEAEFEVDPRDIPLSQRVQTVYELERAARETDRRIVNTIASYRDSAGTSIIANTAGTYITGTAVRCGLNIHVTALDGDVRQSASKHQSNSLGYEMIQAIDPQTFAVATAQKALALLSAKRAPAGKFDVIIDPLICGLLVHEAFGHNCEADAVWSGNSILRGKEGQQVAARGVSIYDDPTLPKLNGSFSYDHEGTPAKRHVLVEDGILQGYMHSLETAARFGVRPEGSCRCQGHNYGPIVRMSNTLIAAGDCSFEDMLADTKSGLYLAGGHWGYVFTARGQFTCNVENAWAIENGKLGQHYRNVCISGLTLETLSKVTAVGDDVRFELGGTCGKNGQGVPVDSGGPHLRISDVVVGGQE
- a CDS encoding TldD/PmbA family protein, whose protein sequence is MPDLLDIAQLAVQAAMQNGAEFADASVGSGISVGVDLENSSLKECEVVRDYGIGVRAFYRGGMGTATTTSLSEEAARTVGRQAAEMAKATHGDPDFVCLPDPQPWEEVPGRWDDAVAGLPVDVVVQWCRAGIEEAREVAPEVALEGGAGLDYGEKAIASSTGVAYSTRGTSVDINFFAVVQRGDDVGAYFEFDAARRLEDFKPEGVARIATETALRFLGSRQIAKARMPLVLGPMAVSGLIGAVIGASNAESVQRRRSFMVNRAGTRIAAPCLTVREEPFIPGGLSSTGIDGEGVPKRARALIDNGVLTTYLHNSYTSNKAGVENTAHARRSGSSAGVGIGPSNLHIMPGSRTEKELIADIEDGLYIDYGGLQPDSTTGDISATVDFGFKIENGEIAYPVSTTMVGTDVFEMLGNIDAVSSDYREEPGSITPSLRIRDIMIIGGA
- a CDS encoding NADH:flavin oxidoreductase, which gives rise to MPGADSYPVLSGPANIAGLDLRNRVVMPPMASAMEVGSPQFESWYEARAEGGVGLIIMEALWVERLADPDYADRLAGTVERIHRHGIPVVVQLFQPSRAANGDPFAPSATPDARAATEDELAAMPDTYAKAAARCQAVGFDGVEPHGAHGFFLNQMFSAQQNRRSDRYGGSLENRMRLGIEIASAIRAEVGKSYPVFWRHTMQQAEGYSLDDSIDFLGALLQAGVNVLDISPSTTDRPPQSRFSTADGSVGPAEGCDLADPIHCNLAALARKTLGAPVIAVGGMEDPARAEAALVSGKCDLCAVGRQLIADSDWPRKVFEGREREIIACTKCDAMCFGNLRKGIPIGCTQNPRSGREYLQRR
- a CDS encoding sugar phosphate isomerase/epimerase, producing the protein MRLGMVTYQVAKDWDLDTLIDMCRKTGFEGCELRTTHAHGVELSLSQDERAAVKTKFQESGVVLFGFGTTCEYHTADPDELRRQIDETKEWVKLAKDTGAVGVKVRPNGFPEGKSEQETLEQIGMALKECGQFAEEYGVEIWLEVHGRGTCHPPHIKTIMDVCDHPLVGVCWNCNQSDIVNKSVETYLRPLVAKVRECHIHDLYEDYPYREMIRILRESGFTGFCNIEMPESCEPERLLKYYNLLWREWTR
- a CDS encoding sugar phosphate isomerase/epimerase, which translates into the protein MTGLSESNRARGRDGGGWAKRLGLSSLAASSCVSSPGNDVYKGLEIIAQAGFTHVEYSDQSRPSFLDSPDDELERIRACADSLGLVLWSAHSPSAMVDLADPDPAKRAEAFDVHCRCLEGLAALGIPHFVVHQVSTAENDPEERLRVGLDAVMRLRFVAQDFGIRLLVENFTIFDPEDLLDFVDLAGEDGLGIVLDTGHEWQMGRDPAEGIRMSGPQLRSVHLHDNHGEGSIDEHLPPGMGTTNWPAVLDALDEVGYAGPLMMEVIPHVEATKGMSPEELTNACYENMLRILAETGRAD